One part of the Borreliella garinii genome encodes these proteins:
- a CDS encoding DUF228 domain-containing protein: MSDITKIKQEFDKKVAEIRALMKNPQQDTGLLGNSLEFRDKNLIYSNSGGVLTSSKDKIENYPAKGYPYKRGVKLSFSADGTTEFEVEAGGGEDLYGICTDIDEYTGMATVIPITNNFTGYLTFKKNGNGVNPGDKLHFNQHGELEKTTGADKTINAIALSKVQKLTEELFIVLASVFGNRAIKG; this comes from the coding sequence ATGAGTGATATTACTAAAATTAAACAAGAGTTTGATAAAAAAGTTGCCGAAATACGTGCATTAATGAAAAATCCACAACAAGACACCGGTTTATTAGGTAATTCTTTAGAATTTAGAGATAAAAACTTAATTTATTCCAATTCTGGTGGAGTTCTCACTAGTAGTAAAGACAAAATAGAAAATTATCCTGCTAAGGGTTATCCATACAAGCGTGGAGTAAAGCTTAGTTTTAGTGCTGATGGTACAACAGAATTTGAAGTTGAGGCTGGTGGTGGTGAAGACTTATATGGAATATGCACTGATATAGATGAATATACTGGTATGGCAACTGTAATTCCAATTACAAACAATTTTACCGGGTATTTAACTTTTAAGAAAAATGGAAACGGTGTAAACCCGGGGGATAAGCTGCATTTTAATCAACATGGTGAGCTTGAAAAGACCACTGGAGCTGATAAAACTATTAATGCCATAGCGCTATCAAAAGTACAGAAATTAACTGAAGAGTTATTTATAGTACTTGCTAGTGTTTTTGGAAATAGAGCTATAAAAGGGTAG
- a CDS encoding DUF3890 domain-containing protein, translating into MSEQKDLQAQIKSVEELLVTKLHSEVLLLLGIDKFALSRQNFLLHLSLLQAILVTRGIDSSSLTYEQIFLLTFYHMGCQLRKQGIVREFEFERIKKEKFNELELDYYPGGKGVEEGGESCASSKNFCLQLDSFLEKLKRDTSTPSCMGVV; encoded by the coding sequence ATGAGTGAACAAAAAGACTTGCAGGCTCAAATTAAAAGTGTAGAAGAGCTTTTAGTAACCAAACTGCATTCTGAAGTATTGTTACTGTTGGGAATAGATAAATTTGCACTAAGTAGGCAAAATTTTCTACTTCATTTATCACTGCTTCAAGCAATTCTAGTAACACGTGGTATTGATTCTAGTTCGCTTACATATGAACAAATATTTTTGCTTACCTTCTACCACATGGGGTGTCAATTAAGAAAGCAAGGGATTGTTCGTGAATTTGAATTTGAAAGAATAAAAAAAGAAAAATTCAATGAGCTTGAGCTTGACTATTATCCAGGTGGTAAAGGAGTAGAAGAAGGCGGTGAAAGTTGTGCATCAAGTAAAAACTTCTGTTTGCAGCTTGATTCATTTTTAGAAAAGCTCAAGCGAGATACTTCAACACCATCTTGTATGGGGGTTGTTTAA
- a CDS encoding DUF228 domain-containing protein, which produces MVNTTQLVKDYQESRNKLEKFMKNPHHYAGLLSNSLEFRDKNVQFFASGGTRTSKFDKLENHPFLGYPYKRGVKRVIQEEKENEIHYEPYVEAGGGEDLYGICVDIDEFSKTATIVPITNNFEGYLVAKENGVKAKDKLFFNKDGELEKINGSEPPNKATINAIALSDAKKISNDVFLVKVSVFGNKAVQK; this is translated from the coding sequence ATGGTAAATACAACACAATTAGTAAAAGATTATCAAGAAAGTCGTAATAAACTGGAAAAGTTTATGAAAAATCCACATCATTATGCTGGTTTGCTTAGTAATTCTTTAGAGTTTAGAGACAAAAACGTGCAATTTTTTGCTTCTGGAGGTACTAGAACCAGTAAGTTTGACAAACTGGAAAATCACCCATTTTTGGGGTATCCGTACAAGCGTGGGGTCAAAAGAGTTATTCAAGAAGAAAAAGAAAATGAAATTCACTATGAGCCTTATGTTGAGGCTGGTGGTGGTGAAGACTTATACGGAATATGTGTTGATATAGACGAGTTTAGCAAAACTGCAACTATTGTTCCAATTACAAATAACTTTGAAGGGTATTTAGTAGCAAAAGAAAATGGCGTTAAAGCAAAAGATAAACTCTTTTTTAATAAAGATGGAGAATTGGAAAAAATTAATGGTTCTGAACCCCCAAATAAGGCAACTATTAATGCAATAGCATTGTCTGATGCAAAGAAAATTAGCAATGATGTTTTTTTAGTTAAAGTGTCAGTATTTGGAAATAAGGCTGTACAAAAATAA
- a CDS encoding DUF1506 family protein has translation MSGIRKRLADMSFRMINVFKDPEPLRFYKANIIKLEGDESYQRIFNKNEYTEFIGVIIDIKPQELAALHDSNLSDIQGYSKLYTYANLNYELKDRISISDLVYYEIFSIDSSIGYFTLVLKEFIWMT, from the coding sequence ATGAGTGGTATTAGAAAAAGACTAGCAGATATGTCTTTCCGCATGATTAATGTCTTTAAGGATCCTGAGCCCTTAAGGTTCTATAAAGCAAACATTATAAAACTTGAAGGAGATGAGTCTTATCAGCGAATATTTAACAAAAATGAGTACACTGAATTTATTGGGGTTATTATTGACATAAAGCCACAAGAACTTGCGGCTTTACATGATTCTAATTTATCCGATATTCAAGGTTATTCTAAACTTTACACATATGCAAATCTCAACTATGAACTAAAGGATAGAATATCAATTTCAGATTTAGTTTATTATGAAATATTTAGCATTGACTCTTCAATTGGGTACTTCACTCTTGTCTTAAAGGAATTTATATGGATGACTTAA
- a CDS encoding DUF1357 family protein, translated as MIENEKKEIIEEQFKEEQQVKADTKIISSSEYEEYMRLKEQVNAKPKEINRDLSINERITKELAEVEERERVEKQLLLEADRINEIDTLAKAHLSNHFNKEVLLAKGYTLKDIMQAQRRELVRKFVPIEQIKAISKVADITHIDGEILEQLVSLAKVNIKLRKNANSNSSSVDSIKGNIVTKSEERVSLLDSNFVPINFTEFVQAISNTYKQRRMQFYENLKRNKRISIA; from the coding sequence GTGATTGAAAATGAAAAAAAAGAAATAATTGAGGAGCAATTTAAAGAAGAACAGCAAGTTAAAGCTGATACTAAGATTATAAGTTCTAGTGAATATGAAGAGTATATGCGCCTTAAAGAACAAGTAAATGCAAAACCCAAAGAGATAAATCGTGATTTAAGTATAAATGAGCGAATAACAAAAGAACTTGCAGAAGTTGAAGAGAGAGAGCGTGTTGAAAAGCAATTATTACTAGAGGCAGATCGTATAAATGAAATTGATACGCTGGCAAAAGCACATCTTAGCAATCATTTCAATAAGGAAGTGCTACTTGCAAAAGGATACACTCTAAAAGACATTATGCAAGCGCAACGCAGAGAACTTGTTCGCAAATTTGTTCCAATTGAGCAAATTAAAGCTATTTCTAAAGTAGCAGACATAACCCATATTGATGGGGAGATACTAGAACAACTTGTTTCTTTAGCTAAAGTCAACATCAAGTTAAGAAAAAATGCGAATAGCAATTCTTCTTCTGTTGATTCTATTAAAGGCAATATTGTTACTAAATCAGAAGAAAGAGTAAGTTTGCTTGATTCTAATTTTGTTCCAATTAATTTTACAGAATTTGTACAAGCTATTAGTAATACTTACAAGCAAAGACGAATGCAATTTTATGAAAACTTGAAAAGAAATAAAAGAATAAGTATTGCGTAA
- a CDS encoding DUF228 domain-containing protein, with protein MVAKGKGQGKSLEIDDTSQLSLEPEVSPAAPRAKRQARQAEDKQAKDPYLDSGKELDDILLKFKKYAKSMSSIENKVFSSSNGCFQSKNERADAYIFACSSFTDKIEKYFYDPKNSFPYKRGVKLVLKENSVYVEVGADTDLYGICVDVCEFSCIAYVLPITNNFEGYLVTRNPNIKAGEILGINADGVIIKAGGGRPTVINAYALSDSFTINFVSEDKGSKQAQARGPKENYSINLIKVTVFGNRGLEKEVFAHAVSGVGG; from the coding sequence ATGGTAGCAAAAGGTAAAGGGCAAGGGAAAAGTCTTGAGATTGATGATACTTCACAATTGAGTTTAGAACCAGAAGTTTCACCGGCTGCTCCCAGGGCTAAACGCCAAGCAAGACAAGCCGAAGATAAACAGGCAAAAGATCCTTATCTAGATTCAGGTAAAGAACTTGATGATATCCTTTTGAAATTCAAAAAATATGCAAAATCAATGAGTTCGATTGAAAATAAAGTTTTTAGCAGTTCTAATGGTTGTTTTCAGTCAAAAAATGAGCGAGCTGATGCTTATATATTTGCATGTTCAAGTTTTACAGACAAAATAGAGAAATACTTTTACGATCCAAAAAATAGTTTTCCATACAAGCGCGGGGTCAAACTTGTTCTAAAAGAGAATTCTGTATATGTTGAGGTTGGTGCTGATACTGATCTATATGGCATATGTGTTGATGTATGTGAGTTTAGTTGCATAGCATATGTTTTGCCAATTACCAATAACTTTGAAGGATACCTTGTAACAAGAAACCCAAATATAAAAGCAGGAGAAATATTAGGCATTAATGCTGATGGGGTTATTATCAAGGCTGGAGGTGGACGTCCAACTGTAATTAATGCGTATGCATTATCTGATTCATTTACAATCAATTTTGTATCTGAAGATAAGGGTTCAAAGCAGGCTCAAGCTAGAGGGCCCAAAGAAAATTATTCCATCAATTTGATAAAAGTTACAGTTTTTGGCAATAGAGGACTTGAAAAAGAAGTGTTTGCTCATGCTGTTTCGGGCGTAGGGGGATAA
- a CDS encoding DUF787 family protein, which produces MPQDTISVSLVTSRIQTSRPNYYNPLLVYKTAKIKVNKDVANYKTLSLTVNNYEQQIETLEKDNGDSNNQFEKEKTLLKTAMSDFFNSSEESLKSAVLFIYKDKPEKLKNYLKEHRHSFVVLINTQSDNGDSDDGLTVYKDDYDKFKMISTFFVFSTKEQEIKGIFNNGKSNADKTRNIVVYSSNKDNLHLKFISAYLHQASISHSVNPYGMPLAAVPLVDDTLIGKLRTAKINFYSLLNETGLDGVSAFKEGVDLAGNSIDELFTYHYIKNEAIIELIRIWNKNNRQNSKLSELQLSGARDNAYTSAIECMLKRFVDRGLIIQYKDLKLILSPSSNLKLELSVNITYNFSINTVALVITSQDIVDYQNSLRV; this is translated from the coding sequence TTGCCACAAGATACAATTAGTGTAAGTTTAGTTACTTCTAGGATTCAAACTAGCAGGCCCAATTATTATAATCCACTTTTGGTCTACAAAACAGCTAAAATCAAAGTTAACAAAGATGTTGCTAACTATAAAACATTGAGTTTAACTGTTAATAACTATGAACAACAAATTGAAACTTTAGAAAAAGATAATGGAGATAGTAATAATCAGTTTGAAAAAGAAAAAACGCTACTAAAAACCGCAATGTCTGATTTTTTCAACTCAAGTGAAGAGTCCTTAAAATCAGCTGTGCTTTTTATCTATAAGGATAAGCCTGAAAAACTAAAAAATTACCTTAAGGAACATAGGCACTCTTTTGTTGTGCTTATTAATACCCAAAGTGACAATGGGGATTCGGATGATGGATTAACTGTTTATAAGGACGACTATGATAAGTTCAAAATGATCTCAACTTTTTTTGTATTTTCAACCAAAGAACAAGAAATAAAAGGAATTTTCAATAATGGTAAAAGTAATGCTGATAAAACAAGAAATATTGTTGTTTATTCTAGCAATAAAGACAATTTGCATCTTAAATTTATAAGTGCATATTTGCATCAAGCAAGTATTTCTCATTCTGTTAATCCTTATGGTATGCCATTGGCTGCTGTACCACTTGTTGATGACACTCTAATTGGAAAGTTAAGGACTGCAAAAATCAACTTTTACTCACTTCTTAATGAAACTGGTCTTGATGGTGTGTCTGCTTTTAAAGAGGGGGTTGATCTAGCTGGAAATTCAATAGACGAGCTTTTTACGTATCATTATATAAAAAACGAGGCCATTATTGAGCTTATTCGAATTTGGAACAAAAACAATAGGCAAAACAGCAAATTATCTGAACTGCAACTTAGTGGGGCTAGGGACAATGCATATACTTCTGCAATTGAGTGCATGTTAAAAAGGTTCGTTGATAGGGGATTAATTATTCAGTATAAAGATTTAAAACTGATTTTATCTCCATCTTCAAATCTTAAATTGGAACTTAGTGTGAATATTACTTATAACTTTAGTATTAATACTGTTGCTTTAGTAATTACTTCTCAAGATATAGTTGATTATCAAAATAGCTTAAGGGTATAA
- a CDS encoding DUF764 family protein produces the protein MIVTLDIIVNYLLKIFQGFKSYAALNDFECDIINTYNHPYLSNITTASPNIIAFKFDGTQNLFDHNSKTGAFYKNALEFSVNFQIYIIAIVLNDRDFDANSRMLVLYGLLSEFMHKKTHNYTLSNPHQSEYVTKISFYIYPISNMQTVGLINLGTKYSNHAYSVSGAFNASVKVTEILKGGYQIATRYN, from the coding sequence ATGATTGTAACTTTAGATATAATTGTGAATTATTTACTTAAAATATTTCAAGGATTTAAGTCATATGCTGCTTTAAATGATTTTGAATGCGATATTATAAATACTTACAACCATCCATATCTTTCAAATATTACAACTGCTAGTCCTAATATAATAGCATTCAAATTTGATGGTACACAAAATCTATTTGATCATAACTCTAAAACTGGTGCATTTTATAAAAATGCTTTGGAATTTAGCGTGAATTTTCAAATATATATTATTGCAATAGTGTTGAATGATAGGGATTTTGATGCAAATTCACGCATGTTGGTACTATATGGACTGCTTAGCGAGTTTATGCATAAAAAAACACACAATTATACGTTGTCTAATCCACATCAATCTGAATATGTTACTAAAATAAGCTTTTACATTTACCCAATATCAAATATGCAAACAGTTGGACTGATTAATTTGGGTACAAAGTATAGCAACCATGCATACAGCGTATCTGGAGCATTCAATGCTAGTGTAAAAGTAACAGAAATTTTAAAAGGGGGATACCAAATTGCCACAAGATACAATTAG